The nucleotide sequence GGGTTCTCCCGTGTTGCAACCTCGATTCCTCATGGGTACGGGACATTTCCAGAGCCTGCGACCCTGGCGGCTGCTGGAAGAGATCTGCAATTCTAGGACGCACAACACTGATCAACGCTTCCATGGCAACTTGACCAGCGACGTGCGGGAGCCACAGGCGGAAATGGAAGGGCAAGACACGAGGGACAACTGGATTTATaaccaggtagagagagagagagagagagagagagagagagagagagagagagagagagagagagagagagagtagagggtgggaggagtTTAATGATGAGGTCAGAAACAGCGCGCTTCTTGACCCGAGTCAATATATGCAGTCTGAAGTTTGAGTGAGCCGTGTGATCATACAGCGAGTGACATTTTATTCTCATGTAGGCGACTTACCACAGGTATCCCTCGGCGTTCTGTCGGCGCTGGGGGCCTGGCAGGAGGCTCTGGACGACCTGGTGACGAGGAACTCCAGTAGGAACCATCAGGAAGATACGATGGTGGGATCGTCACAAAAGGCAGGGTTGCGAGTGGCACCGGGTGAAGGAAGACTACAGATGGATCAGTTTGGTGGTCCTCAGGTGGTGGCGTCGATCCACAGGCTGTGGCAGGAGGACCACCACGGTCACCAGCTGGCTAGGGCTGTCGCCAGAGTTGTAGGGTGAGGTactaattaaaaagaaaatcgcCATCAAAATCAGCACTATTATGAGTTAAATGATGGTTATTAATGACATCATAACATCTGGGAGATCTTAATAATAACATATGAAGCATTTtaaataatactgatgatataaGTTGAAATCAGTTAACGTTCATACATGGGCTTTCAAAATTATAATtccatttgtatcatatatataaccGATAATAAAGTAATGTCTAAGATACGtaacacacaaagagtaatcacaaatGACTAATATCAGGTTTATTGTTGTCCTCAGGAAACACATGCATGGTTTCATGACCCTTCCTCACCTCTGACGGTAGCGAATGTACTGTTACCTCCCAAGGTCCGCTACCAAAGATTCTGACACCACATCACCAGGGACAATATCCATCAGTGCAATCAGTCCACAGGAAAACTGAAAAAGAGCATTCAATGGAGAATCGCTTACATGCAGCTCTGGTTATCAGGAATGAAGTAATGGGCGGAAGCAGTGCTTAAAAACTATCAAAAGCGTGTGCTTAAGTTACATGACCAAATGTGGAAGTTTCTTCTTATGAGCCTAGTTACGttccaggttatatatatatatatatatatatatatatatatatatatatatatatatatatattagcgccCTAGACACAACGTATCTTAGCAACGACGTCCACTTCCTCTACAGCAGGACCTAGCATGGCCATGGGACTATAAAGCTCATCTCCAAGCTCCTCTACAGTTCGTTACTACGCTGCCTAACATACTGAACCATATTTATTAGAAtgtcagaagaaaaaaaggagatatcaTAGGGATAAGATAAGGGATCATTGCTATCAATTCATAATAGTGATTTGCGTAATTTACACTCATTCATAATAGTGAATTGCATATTTTACATTCATGTAACGGACTACTGTTTAAAAATCATTTTCTCTTGACCAGGCTTAAGCTTTTAGGGTTTAAAGTAAGATGAAGACCATGCCATAATCATTTGATTTCATAAATGTACTTGAGCTTCCTTGCAGAAATAGACATGTATCTTTCACATTCATTCATCTCATTTATATCAAAAGCTGAAAGATATCGTGCTTTAAGAGCCCCACTAATTACAGGTCTGCAAATAAAAATTGATAAAACACAGCCCTCTAACTGCATCCACACTTAAATAAGACATTCTTATTTCTCTTGCTGTTCTCATTGCTTCAGCATCATCCCCATTTATGA is from Panulirus ornatus isolate Po-2019 chromosome 57, ASM3632096v1, whole genome shotgun sequence and encodes:
- the LOC139766278 gene encoding uncharacterized protein, which produces MKVRKLLCIGHLLCVVGCCSESHGSLRETPRAWQVYRPQPDSPGTSTCTPAGEVSTFTFLNFALAVGQMAANIANNIANNNNNNNNNNNNNNLVNANIASNNNNDNNVNNIEFTRPGRRGRQSLRPWRLLEEICNSRTHNTDQRFHGNLTSDVREPQAEMEGQDTRDNWIYNQVSLGVLSALGAWQEALDDLVTRNSSRNHQEDTMVGSSQKAGLRVAPGEGRLQMDQFGGPQVVASIHRLWQEDHHGHQLARAVARVVGKHMHGFMTLPHL